The Rhipicephalus sanguineus isolate Rsan-2018 chromosome 4, BIME_Rsan_1.4, whole genome shotgun sequence DNA window GGAGGAGGCGGCATGATTACTGGAGTCAAAATCTGAACCCAGCATCGAGACTGGGACCAAGTGTTCGTCCTCGGGATCGGACGGCGGGCAGGCCTCGAGAACCACGACCTCGTCGGGAACGATCTGCGCCGAGTTGAGGCCGTTAGTGGGAAGGGGAGCATCGTCGTAGAAGCTCTCCATGAGTCTCTTCACCGTCGGGGAGGACATGATGGCGGCCTCCACGGCGCGGTTGCTCCACCAGACTTGGCAAATTGTCGGGCTCGAGGgctcgctgatggcggcggcatCGGCTCGGTTGCTAGCGCCTCCGGCTTCGCGCACACCCGTGAACTCCTCCTGGTCGCATTCCTCCAGCATTTCCAGCGATGGCGGCAGCTCTTGCGAGCTTTGTTCGCTGCGACATCGCTTTCTCCTCGTCAGCGACGATACTCCGGTCTCGAGGTTACGACGGAACTGGCTCCTCACTGCCCGAATGTTGCGCGGTTTCGCTCGACGCTCGGCGTCGTTCGCGAGCAGCTCGGAGACGAGGCCTTCCAAGTAACGCAGCCTCTGAACTGCCGCCTGCAGCACGGCGCGCCTGCACTGGTGTCGTCGGTTACGCACCGACGAAGAAGGCAGCACCAGGCAGCGCAGCGTGTTGAAGCTGCTGGACATCTCGGCTCGCCACTGAGAATCGGACAGCCTCCTGCGGTGGTATGCCGCGTTCCTGTCCAGGAATCGCCGTTTTGGACGACCGCGGGTTTTCGGTACAGCGGCGTGCCTCGAACTCTTGTGACATTTCGGCGGCATTACTCGATCCGTCGCGTCTTGAACCACCAAACTAAGGTTGGTTCAAACTACGCTTTGGTTTAAACCACCCGCCGTCTGGATGATTTAAATTTGAATAAATGGCAAGCCGCAAGCCAGCCAGCGATCCAAAATTATCCAGCGATTCAAGTGCCCCCTACCCGCACTTCTGTTTTCGTCATTAGAGCTAATCTTTTCAAAAACGTTTACCTTTGTTCTAGTTTTTGGCATGAGAATAAATTAGTTTTCGAGTCCTAAAATTGAATTTGGTAATAAATAAACCGGAGTATgtggaaaaaaataaaagtgctAGTGTACACCTATTCTAGGAGTACACTAGCGCCATTTAACTTTGATTTCATTCCAGCTAGCTAGCACAGCCCCTCTATGCAGCAACGCAACCAGCGCAGCTCCGACAGCTGCAATGAAATTTCGAGAAAATGCTGTGGAATGCCAGCGTGCCAGCCACTTGTAGGCTTATGTGTTTGTTTGCGTGGCTCGCGCAGCAATTGTTACAGCCAGATGGGGGCATCAGTTGCATCGCAGTTCTTGACATTGTGGAGCCTTCCCCGCTGCGTTCGAGTCTTGAATGTACACAGCTGTCCAATGTCGTATTTATGGCCGCTTTTGTAGCAACAGCTGTGAAGAGCTCAGTTTTCATAACTGAATCTTATCCTCATGGGTGTATGAGTCAAGGGGGATAGTGCGTGCGTCAGGATTCATGCATACGCTTTTCTCTTCACCGTCGGGGATCTCTGGTTCTAGTCTTGATTGCGGTGACAGCATTGCATGAATGCGAAAGCGTTCAAGTGCACATTGAGGAGAACGTCAGGCGGCCACAAACCGCGGACGTTCCTCTCACGACTTTGGAACGCAAAGCCTGCACAGCTGCTTTAGCATTTGAAACAATTATTGCGCGAACAGCTTGTTTGTACATCACTCGAAGTAAACCACCATTATTTTTCACAACTAAGTGCTAGTAAAGTAACGTACGTCGATAACCTGCAGCAAGAACCCTGAACGTAGGTGTCATCAACACTCGCTCGCAAACAGCTCTTGTAGCAAGGTCAACGTAGCCATCCTAGCGCTCGCTGCTAAGGCTTGCGCGCCATTCGTGACCTTGTGGCTAAAATCGAACTGAATACACAAACCTTCAGTAGTATTACTTGCACTGCAGAAATTCCTGAACATTAGCCACATTTTGCTTTCACTGATCTGGTTTGAGTTAAGTAAACGAGACGTTACAAAGGACGAAAACGGGAACAGTCCCACTTCTGTCGATACAAGC harbors:
- the LOC119390249 gene encoding uncharacterized protein LOC119390249 — encoded protein: MPPKCHKSSRHAAVPKTRGRPKRRFLDRNAAYHRRRLSDSQWRAEMSSSFNTLRCLVLPSSSVRNRRHQCRRAVLQAAVQRLRYLEGLVSELLANDAERRAKPRNIRAVRSQFRRNLETGVSSLTRRKRCRSEQSSQELPPSLEMLEECDQEEFTGVREAGGASNRADAAAISEPSSPTICQVWWSNRAVEAAIMSSPTVKRLMESFYDDAPLPTNGLNSAQIVPDEVVVLEACPPSDPEDEHLVPVSMLGSDFDSSNHAASSGVIVSEDPLLSSAIVRSANSPEKLNDVANWSAEQVIIGSEVEWDFDAHF